In Buchnera aphidicola (Aphis aurantii), one DNA window encodes the following:
- the ftsY gene encoding signal recognition particle-docking protein FtsY translates to MTDNKKNNLFSWINSKITKKNQIDSNKHKINFFFKLKESLKKTKIFFGNKISRIFSLKHVDKVLFEKLEEIMILSDVGINTTEKIIQGLINDANRQELKNPKAVYFLLKERMHLILKKVEIPLLISNHTPFVILIVGVNGTGKTTTALKLAKKYKLNGKSVMLAAADTFRAAAIDQLQTLGKIHGIPVIAQTFGADPAAVAFDAFKSAISKKIDVLIIDTAGRLHNKQHLLEELKKIVRVIKKLNTSAPHEIVLVIDACNGQNTINQTEMFHKSINLTGLILTKLDGTAKGGVIFALSDKFSIPIRYIGTGEKSTDLLDFNSNDFINAIFNDIK, encoded by the coding sequence ATGACTGATAATAAAAAAAATAATTTATTCTCTTGGATTAATTCAAAAATAACTAAAAAAAATCAAATAGATTCAAATAAACATAAAATAAATTTTTTTTTTAAATTAAAAGAAAGTTTAAAAAAAACTAAAATTTTTTTTGGAAATAAAATTAGTCGTATTTTTTCTTTAAAACATGTAGATAAAGTTTTATTTGAAAAATTAGAAGAAATTATGATTTTATCTGATGTTGGCATTAATACTACCGAAAAAATTATTCAAGGATTAATTAACGATGCTAATCGTCAAGAACTAAAAAACCCAAAAGCAGTATATTTTCTTTTAAAAGAAAGAATGCATTTAATTTTAAAAAAAGTAGAAATCCCTTTATTAATCTCGAATCATACTCCGTTTGTGATACTAATAGTTGGTGTAAATGGCACGGGAAAAACTACAACTGCTTTAAAATTGGCAAAAAAATATAAATTAAATGGAAAATCTGTTATGTTAGCGGCAGCAGATACGTTTCGAGCCGCAGCAATAGATCAGCTTCAAACATTAGGAAAAATACATGGAATTCCAGTTATAGCGCAAACTTTCGGAGCTGATCCAGCTGCTGTAGCATTTGATGCATTTAAGTCAGCCATTTCAAAAAAAATCGATGTTTTAATTATCGATACAGCAGGTAGACTTCATAATAAGCAACATTTATTGGAGGAACTAAAAAAAATAGTAAGAGTAATTAAAAAGTTAAATACTTCTGCTCCACATGAAATAGTATTAGTAATTGATGCTTGTAATGGACAAAATACAATTAATCAAACTGAAATGTTTCATAAATCGATTAATTTAACGGGACTTATTCTAACTAAATTAGATGGAACGGCAAAAGGCGGGGTTATTTTCGCGTTGTCAGATAAATTTTCTATTCCTATTCGTTATATTGGTACTGGTGAAAAATCAACTGATTTGCTTGATTTTAATAGTAATGATTTTATTAATGCTATTTTTAATGATATAAAGTAA
- the rpoH gene encoding RNA polymerase sigma factor RpoH — protein MTNKVQILSVRSLGNLDAYIRIANLWPMLSIKEEKLLTQRLRYNSDLDAAKTLILSHLRFVIHISRNYSGYGLLQADLIQEGNIGLMKAVRRFNPEIGVRLVSFAVHWIKSEIHEYVLRNWRIVKVATTKAQRKLFFNLRKSKSRLGWFNKEEIEIVARELGVSTDDVREMESRMSAQDITFNSFPDEDLKDSKNNLNMPYLKDKTSDFANGFEQDNWDEYATHKLNNALLRLDKRSRDIIQSRWLDNNKKNTLQKLANNYGISAERVRQLEKNAMKKLKIAIEN, from the coding sequence ATGACTAATAAAGTACAGATTTTGTCTGTAAGATCATTGGGTAACTTAGATGCTTATATTAGAATAGCTAATTTATGGCCTATGTTATCTATTAAAGAAGAAAAATTATTAACTCAACGTTTGCGATATAATAGCGACTTAGACGCCGCTAAAACTTTAATTCTTTCTCATCTTCGATTTGTTATACATATTTCACGTAATTATTCAGGGTATGGTTTGCTTCAAGCTGATTTAATACAAGAAGGAAATATAGGTTTGATGAAAGCAGTTAGAAGATTTAATCCAGAAATTGGAGTTCGTTTAGTTTCATTTGCTGTTCATTGGATTAAATCTGAAATACATGAATATGTACTGAGAAACTGGAGAATTGTTAAAGTAGCTACTACAAAAGCTCAAAGAAAATTATTTTTTAATTTGAGAAAAAGTAAGAGTAGATTAGGTTGGTTTAATAAAGAGGAAATTGAAATAGTTGCTAGAGAGTTAGGTGTAAGTACTGATGATGTTAGAGAGATGGAATCTCGTATGTCAGCGCAGGATATAACTTTTAATTCATTTCCAGATGAAGATCTGAAAGATAGTAAAAATAATTTAAATATGCCTTATTTAAAAGATAAAACATCTGATTTTGCTAACGGATTTGAACAAGATAATTGGGATGAATATGCAACACATAAATTAAATAATGCTTTATTAAGATTAGATAAACGTAGTCGTGACATCATTCAATCTAGATGGTTGGATAATAATAAAAAAAATACTTTACAAAAATTAGCAAACAATTATGGAATTTCTGCGGAACGTGTACGACAATTAGAAAAAAATGCTATGAAAAAATTAAAAATAGCGATAGAAAATTAA
- the glmS gene encoding glutamine--fructose-6-phosphate transaminase (isomerizing), whose amino-acid sequence MCGIVAAVTQRNIINFLLESIQRLEYRGYDSSGLALINKNNNFIRVRCIGKVSQLIKKTKNKKLFGKIGLAHTRWATHGKVSEENTHPHISSHIAIVHNGIIENSFQLRLFLEKQGYIFYSDTDTEVIVHLLHWEQKKTGKSLLEAMHNSLIRLHGNYSMVVMDTHNSSRLIAVCSGSPLIIGLGIGENFIASDQIALLNITKRFIYLKEGDIAIVQPEQTQIFNKHNSIVQRKIIQSDIQYECVKKGKYKHYMEKEIYEQPTSIRNTLKHCLKNNKTIDFPELGVQEKNIFLHLEHIQIVACGTSYHAAMVSKHWFESIANIPCDVEVASEFSSRKLAVRKKSFFITLSQSGETADTLTALRISKKLGYLGNLTICNMKGSSLVQESDNCLLTKAGIEIGVASTKSFTTQLTVLLMLVAKIVSIKQKKNDIEKKIVKILNILPYRIEEILKKNQEIKNIAKKLYHTKNMIFLGRRDQYPIAMEGALKLKEISYIHAEAYPSGELKHGPLALIDKNIPIIITAPNNSLIEKTKKNIQEICSRGGLIYIFSDAEMNLEKNITLFKVPYVEEIIAPIFYIIPLQLLAYYIALSKGTNIDQPRNLAKSVTVE is encoded by the coding sequence ATGTGTGGTATTGTTGCTGCAGTAACACAGCGAAATATAATTAATTTTCTTCTTGAAAGTATTCAACGATTAGAATACCGAGGATATGATTCATCTGGATTAGCTTTGATTAATAAAAATAATAATTTTATTCGAGTTAGATGTATAGGAAAAGTAAGTCAATTAATAAAAAAAACAAAAAACAAAAAATTATTTGGTAAAATTGGTCTCGCTCATACAAGATGGGCGACTCATGGAAAAGTTTCAGAAGAAAATACGCATCCACATATCTCTTCACATATTGCTATTGTTCATAACGGTATTATTGAAAACAGTTTTCAACTTCGATTATTTTTAGAAAAACAAGGTTATATCTTTTATTCTGATACGGATACTGAAGTAATTGTTCATTTATTACATTGGGAACAAAAAAAAACAGGTAAATCTCTTTTAGAAGCTATGCATAATAGTCTAATAAGATTACATGGCAACTATAGTATGGTAGTGATGGATACTCATAATTCATCTAGATTAATAGCTGTTTGTTCTGGTAGTCCATTAATTATTGGTTTAGGTATAGGAGAAAATTTTATAGCTTCAGATCAAATTGCATTATTAAATATTACGAAACGCTTTATATATTTAAAAGAAGGAGATATAGCTATTGTTCAACCAGAACAAACTCAAATTTTTAATAAACATAATTCTATAGTCCAAAGAAAGATAATTCAATCTGATATTCAATATGAATGTGTAAAAAAAGGAAAGTATAAACATTATATGGAAAAAGAAATATACGAACAACCAACATCAATTAGAAACACTCTAAAACATTGTTTAAAAAACAATAAAACTATTGATTTTCCAGAGTTAGGAGTGCAAGAAAAAAACATTTTTTTACATTTAGAACATATTCAAATAGTTGCATGCGGAACTTCTTATCATGCTGCAATGGTATCTAAACATTGGTTTGAATCAATAGCCAATATCCCATGTGATGTAGAAGTAGCTTCTGAATTTTCTTCTCGAAAATTAGCAGTTAGAAAAAAAAGTTTTTTCATTACTTTATCTCAATCAGGTGAAACAGCAGATACTTTAACAGCATTAAGAATTTCAAAAAAATTAGGATACTTAGGAAATTTAACTATATGTAATATGAAAGGTTCGTCTTTAGTTCAAGAATCTGATAATTGTTTATTAACTAAAGCCGGAATTGAAATAGGAGTTGCTTCTACAAAATCTTTTACTACACAATTAACTGTTTTATTAATGCTAGTAGCAAAGATAGTAAGTATTAAACAAAAAAAAAATGATATTGAAAAAAAAATTGTAAAAATTCTAAATATTTTACCATATAGAATTGAAGAAATATTAAAAAAAAATCAAGAAATTAAAAATATAGCAAAAAAATTATATCACACCAAAAATATGATATTTCTTGGGAGAAGAGATCAATATCCTATAGCGATGGAAGGAGCATTAAAATTAAAAGAAATTTCTTACATTCATGCAGAAGCGTATCCGTCTGGAGAGTTAAAACATGGACCTCTAGCATTAATCGATAAAAATATACCGATTATTATTACAGCACCAAATAACTCATTGATTGAAAAAACAAAAAAAAATATTCAAGAAATATGCTCAAGAGGTGGTTTAATTTATATTTTTTCTGACGCAGAAATGAATTTAGAAAAAAATATAACACTATTCAAAGTTCCATACGTCGAAGAAATAATAGCACCTATTTTTTATATAATTCCATTGCAGTTACTTGCATATTATATTGCTTTAAGTAAAGGAACAAATATAGATCAACCAAGAAATCTTGCCAAATCTGTAACAGTCGAGTAA
- the glmU gene encoding bifunctional UDP-N-acetylglucosamine diphosphorylase/glucosamine-1-phosphate N-acetyltransferase GlmU, with the protein MSKTETTIIILSAGKGSRMKSDCPKVLHKLGGKTILEYVLDTAKSIKPKKIILVCTEKIKKILSKNQNISVEWVIQKKQKGTGDAIIIASKYFSDNDNIIVLYADMPLISNQSINKLKESKKNSNLSLLTSNIKNPDGYGRVYRNKGKVISIIEDRNANNKEKLIKEVYSGTFIANGKDLKRWLYKINKENINQEVYATDIVYLAHLEKNIIHTVEPLNYQEILGVNNQLQLSILEKIIQKKITNNLMIAGIKLKDPYHFSLRGKLKHGKNIEIDTGVILEGKVILGNNVKIGTGCIIKNSVINNHSYIKEYTIIENVQIGENCTIGPFCHLRNNTILNNETHIGNFVEIKDSVVEKKSKIKHLSYIGNAKIGSQVNIGAGSITCNYDGFKKSQTIIGDNVFIGSNTELIAPIKITKNTTIAAGTTVMKNIETPCLVYNKKEQKYKKNWINPNKNNKKTTN; encoded by the coding sequence ATGTCAAAAACTGAGACAACTATCATTATATTATCAGCTGGAAAAGGTAGTAGAATGAAATCTGATTGCCCAAAAGTATTGCATAAATTAGGTGGCAAAACAATATTAGAATATGTGTTAGATACAGCAAAATCCATCAAACCTAAAAAAATAATATTAGTTTGTACAGAAAAAATAAAAAAAATATTATCTAAAAATCAAAATATTTCTGTAGAATGGGTAATTCAAAAAAAACAAAAAGGAACAGGAGATGCTATAATTATAGCATCAAAATATTTTTCAGACAATGATAACATTATTGTTCTCTATGCAGATATGCCATTAATTTCCAATCAATCTATAAATAAATTAAAAGAATCTAAAAAAAATTCAAATTTAAGCTTATTAACAAGTAATATAAAAAATCCAGACGGATATGGAAGAGTTTATAGAAATAAAGGAAAAGTTATAAGTATTATAGAGGATAGAAATGCTAATAATAAAGAAAAATTAATTAAAGAAGTATATTCTGGAACATTTATTGCAAATGGTAAAGATTTAAAAAGATGGCTTTATAAAATTAATAAAGAAAATATTAATCAAGAAGTTTATGCTACAGATATTGTTTACTTAGCTCATTTAGAAAAGAATATTATTCATACAGTAGAACCATTAAATTATCAAGAAATATTAGGTGTAAATAATCAATTACAATTATCTATTTTAGAAAAAATTATTCAAAAAAAAATAACTAACAACCTTATGATCGCGGGTATTAAATTAAAAGATCCATATCATTTCAGTTTAAGGGGAAAATTGAAACATGGAAAAAACATAGAAATAGATACAGGTGTAATACTAGAAGGAAAGGTAATTTTAGGAAATAATGTTAAAATTGGAACAGGTTGTATAATTAAAAATAGTGTGATTAACAATCATTCTTATATCAAAGAATACACTATTATAGAAAATGTTCAAATAGGAGAAAATTGCACAATAGGACCTTTTTGCCATTTAAGGAATAATACTATATTAAATAATGAAACACATATAGGTAATTTTGTTGAAATTAAAGATAGTGTAGTAGAAAAAAAATCAAAAATAAAACATCTTAGTTATATTGGAAACGCTAAAATTGGTTCTCAAGTCAATATTGGAGCAGGTAGTATCACATGTAATTATGATGGTTTTAAAAAATCACAAACTATTATTGGCGATAATGTTTTTATAGGTTCTAATACCGAATTAATTGCTCCTATTAAAATAACAAAAAATACAACTATTGCAGCGGGAACTACTGTAATGAAAAATATAGAAACACCATGTTTAGTTTATAATAAAAAAGAACAAAAATATAAAAAAAACTGGATTAATCCTAATAAAAACAATAAAAAAACTACTAATTAA
- a CDS encoding Cof-type HAD-IIB family hydrolase — translation MYRIITVDLDGTLLSPENKITKYTTKIIQSLIDKGLYVVFASGRHHIDMMNIRDNLNIKIFIIASNGAKVFHLDKQLIFESHLNIDIATKLGYLKYLDLDIITQVYRNNQWYINNSKIQNNFCPDLSLIKYKHFHPDTFNFSNVSKIFFTSNNFKKLYNLEKYIISVFNNQVNISFSLPGCLEIISGKTSKGYGLKLISNILGISLQECITFGDGMNDYDMLRISGKSCIMKNSDVRLKQVLPYSEVIGSNKDDSVAVFLDKMFLRSND, via the coding sequence ATGTATCGAATTATTACAGTAGATTTAGACGGTACGTTATTATCTCCAGAAAATAAAATAACAAAATATACAACAAAAATCATACAATCATTAATAGATAAAGGTTTATACGTTGTCTTTGCTTCTGGACGTCATCATATTGATATGATGAATATTCGAGATAATTTAAATATTAAAATTTTTATCATTGCTTCTAATGGAGCTAAAGTTTTTCATTTAGATAAGCAGCTAATTTTTGAAAGTCATTTAAATATAGATATTGCTACAAAACTTGGTTATTTAAAATATTTAGATTTAGATATTATTACGCAAGTTTATCGAAATAATCAATGGTATATAAATAACAGTAAAATTCAAAATAATTTTTGTCCCGATTTATCATTAATTAAATATAAACATTTTCACCCGGATACATTTAATTTTAGTAATGTTAGTAAAATTTTTTTTACTAGTAATAATTTTAAAAAGTTATATAATCTTGAAAAATATATTATTAGTGTATTTAATAATCAAGTTAATATTAGTTTTTCTCTTCCAGGATGTTTAGAAATTATATCTGGAAAGACTTCAAAAGGATACGGATTAAAATTAATATCTAATATTTTAGGTATTTCTCTACAAGAATGCATTACTTTCGGTGATGGAATGAATGATTATGACATGTTAAGAATTTCCGGAAAATCATGTATTATGAAAAATTCTGATGTTCGTTTAAAACAAGTTTTACCTTATTCTGAAGTGATTGGTAGCAATAAAGATGATAGTGTAGCAGTTTTTTTAGATAAAATGTTTCTTAGATCTAATGATTAA
- the metR gene encoding HTH-type transcriptional regulator MetR — protein MIEIKHLRTLQTLKNSGSLSSAAIQLHQTQSALSHQCNELEKRLGFKLFIRKTNPVKFTIQGKILLKLSKEILPKIDKALKNCKYNHQTVIKLAIECHSCIHWLTPVLKIFNKNWPKVEIDFYSDMIFSPQPSLQQGKLDIVFTSEVLPKSDLIYIPMFDFEVRLILSPSHPLAQKEKKIIPEDLASEILMIYPVARHRLDIWKFFLQPSGIVPIFKNVNNTSLLIQMVSAKMGITALPHWVVDNFEKQNLIITKTLGNGIWKRLYAAVRNGEQQEVIIQNFICSICSHANIHLKFIRNILQPNFFKNFKY, from the coding sequence ATGATCGAAATAAAGCATCTACGAACACTACAAACTTTAAAAAACAGTGGTTCATTAAGCTCTGCTGCAATTCAATTGCATCAAACACAATCAGCTCTTTCGCATCAATGTAATGAGTTAGAAAAAAGACTAGGTTTTAAATTATTTATCAGAAAAACAAATCCAGTAAAATTTACAATTCAAGGAAAAATTTTACTAAAACTATCCAAAGAAATACTACCAAAAATAGATAAAGCACTAAAAAATTGCAAATATAATCACCAAACTGTTATTAAGCTCGCAATTGAATGTCACAGCTGTATTCATTGGTTAACACCAGTATTAAAAATTTTTAATAAAAATTGGCCAAAAGTAGAAATAGATTTTTATTCTGATATGATTTTCAGTCCTCAACCATCACTACAACAAGGCAAACTAGATATTGTATTTACCTCAGAAGTATTACCTAAAAGCGACCTAATTTATATACCTATGTTTGACTTTGAAGTTCGATTAATTTTATCTCCAAGTCATCCGTTAGCACAAAAAGAAAAAAAAATTATCCCAGAAGATTTAGCGTCTGAAATATTAATGATATACCCAGTGGCGCGTCATAGATTAGATATATGGAAATTTTTTTTACAACCATCAGGAATAGTACCAATATTTAAAAACGTTAATAATACTTCACTTCTGATACAAATGGTATCAGCAAAAATGGGAATCACCGCTTTACCACATTGGGTAGTAGATAATTTTGAGAAACAAAACTTAATTATTACAAAAACATTAGGTAATGGAATCTGGAAAAGATTATATGCTGCTGTGAGAAATGGCGAACAACAAGAAGTAATTATACAAAATTTTATTTGCTCTATATGTTCACATGCTAATATTCATTTGAAATTTATTCGAAATATACTACAACCTAATTTTTTTAAAAATTTTAAATATTAA
- the metE gene encoding 5-methyltetrahydropteroyltriglutamate--homocysteine S-methyltransferase, protein MVISNHILGFPRIGVNRELKKAQESYWSGEISQSDLLLIGKNIRQENWKQQKDAGIQYISVGDFAWYDHVLSTSMMLGNIPERHHNINNSIDLDCLFRVARGSNPDISASEMTKWFNTNYHYIVPEFNKNRILKFSWNQLLEETDQALALGYNVKPIILGPITYLWLGKVKGKHFDRLDLLDSILPIYKHILDKLSHRNISFVQIDEPALVLELPEKWKKAYLHAYKYLNGSTKILLTTYFDSINHNIEFIRNLPVDGIHVDLIFGKYNLFDLNNKIPKEWILSLGVINGRNVWKSDLLKWFDVISKIIKFRQSLLISSSCSLLHSPIDLEMEKNLDQDTKKWFSFAVQKCNELRLLLKALEDNDTTFIKKWSDPIYKRSASKKVHKFEVQNRVSKILNNNFSRISNYSVRSKEQKEKFNLPILPTTTIGSFPQTIEIRKLRKDFKENIITFEEYETSIKKHIKEVIKVQEELDIDVFVHGEAERNDMVEYFGENLDGFVFTDNGWVQSYGSRCVKPPIIVSDISRKKPITVEWLKYAKSLTNKPIKGMLTGPVTILFWSFPREDISLESISKQIALSLYDEVLDLEKSGIEIIQIDEPALREGLPLKKSYWNEYLTWAVDAFRITCSNVKNTTQIHTHMCYCEFNDIMDSIALLDADVITIETARSDMELLEAFKKFKYPNEVGPGVYDIHSSNIPSVESINILLKKAMKYIPLDRIWINPDCGLKTRKWNETISALKNMVKSAKTMRSLIKNHII, encoded by the coding sequence ATGGTTATTTCAAACCATATACTTGGATTTCCAAGAATAGGCGTGAATCGAGAACTTAAAAAAGCCCAAGAATCTTATTGGTCTGGTGAGATTAGTCAATCAGATTTACTTCTTATCGGTAAAAATATAAGACAAGAAAATTGGAAGCAACAAAAAGATGCAGGCATTCAATATATATCAGTTGGAGATTTTGCCTGGTATGATCATGTTTTAAGTACTAGTATGATGTTAGGAAATATACCAGAAAGACATCATAATATTAATAATTCGATTGATTTAGATTGTTTATTTCGTGTAGCTAGAGGATCTAATCCAGATATTTCAGCATCAGAAATGACTAAATGGTTTAATACGAATTATCATTATATAGTTCCAGAATTTAATAAAAATAGAATATTAAAATTTTCTTGGAATCAACTTTTAGAAGAAACAGACCAAGCTTTGGCATTAGGTTATAATGTTAAACCGATTATATTAGGTCCTATTACATATTTATGGTTAGGAAAAGTAAAAGGCAAACATTTTGATCGACTAGATTTACTTGATAGTATATTGCCTATATACAAGCATATTTTAGATAAATTATCTCATAGAAATATTAGTTTTGTTCAAATAGATGAACCTGCTTTAGTATTAGAGTTGCCGGAAAAATGGAAAAAAGCTTATTTACATGCATATAAATATTTAAATGGAAGTACTAAGATATTATTAACGACATATTTTGATAGTATTAATCATAATATAGAATTCATTCGTAACTTACCTGTAGATGGTATTCATGTTGATCTAATTTTTGGAAAATATAATTTATTTGATTTAAATAATAAAATTCCTAAAGAATGGATTTTATCTTTAGGAGTTATTAATGGTAGAAACGTTTGGAAATCAGATTTATTAAAATGGTTTGATGTTATTTCTAAAATTATTAAATTTCGTCAAAGCTTATTAATTAGTTCGTCTTGCTCGTTATTACATTCTCCGATTGATTTAGAAATGGAAAAAAATTTAGATCAAGATACTAAAAAGTGGTTTTCTTTTGCTGTTCAGAAATGTAATGAATTAAGATTATTATTAAAAGCATTAGAAGATAATGATACTACTTTCATCAAAAAATGGTCTGATCCAATTTATAAGCGTAGTGCTTCTAAAAAAGTTCATAAATTTGAAGTACAAAATCGTGTTTCTAAAATTTTAAACAATAATTTTAGTCGTATTAGCAACTATTCTGTTCGTTCGAAAGAACAAAAAGAAAAATTTAATTTACCTATTTTACCTACCACCACTATTGGTTCTTTTCCTCAGACAATAGAAATAAGAAAATTAAGAAAAGATTTCAAAGAAAATATAATAACTTTTGAAGAATATGAAACAAGTATTAAAAAACACATTAAAGAAGTGATTAAAGTTCAAGAAGAACTAGATATTGATGTTTTTGTGCATGGCGAAGCCGAAAGAAATGATATGGTAGAGTATTTTGGTGAGAATTTAGATGGTTTCGTATTTACAGATAATGGATGGGTACAAAGTTATGGTTCACGTTGTGTGAAACCTCCTATTATTGTTTCTGATATTAGTCGAAAAAAACCTATTACTGTGGAATGGTTAAAATATGCTAAATCTTTAACAAACAAACCCATCAAAGGTATGTTAACCGGTCCTGTTACAATTTTATTTTGGTCTTTTCCAAGAGAAGATATTTCATTAGAATCGATTTCTAAACAAATTGCATTATCGTTATATGATGAGGTTTTAGATTTAGAAAAATCAGGAATTGAAATTATTCAAATTGATGAACCAGCATTACGAGAAGGTTTGCCATTAAAGAAAAGTTATTGGAATGAATATTTAACCTGGGCAGTAGATGCTTTTCGTATAACTTGCTCTAATGTAAAAAATACTACTCAAATTCATACACATATGTGTTATTGTGAATTTAATGATATTATGGACTCTATTGCTTTATTGGATGCAGATGTCATTACAATTGAAACAGCGCGTTCCGATATGGAGCTATTAGAAGCATTTAAAAAATTTAAATATCCAAATGAAGTAGGACCAGGTGTATACGATATTCATTCTTCAAATATACCGAGTGTTGAATCAATTAATATTTTATTAAAAAAAGCAATGAAATATATACCTTTGGATCGTATTTGGATAAATCCAGACTGTGGTTTAAAAACAAGAAAGTGGAATGAAACTATATCTGCATTAAAAAACATGGTAAAATCCGCAAAAACGATGAGAAGTCTAATTAAAAATCATATCATTTAA
- the purH gene encoding bifunctional phosphoribosylaminoimidazolecarboxamide formyltransferase/IMP cyclohydrolase has product MSSNTILKNALISVSDKKHLLEMSQILLEKKINLLSTGGTAKYLINHNIPVTEISKYTNFPEIMDGRVKTMHPKIIGGILGRRKKDKNTMKLYNILPIDIVIVNFYPFHKINIQNQSTTEEIIENIDIGGPTLVRSAAKNYKDVIIIVNFSDFKLIFNSIENNHISIETRLYLASQAFSYTSKYEKNIKKYFINKTQSNISQKNNLFPDKIKLKFIKKQNLRYGENQHQKSALYIKENFSEPGTISGSYQIHGKQLSYNNISDADIALECVKQFSTPACVIVKHGNPCGASENISLLKAYISAYKADPISAFGGIIAFNVIIDVQTAQEIILRQFVEVIIAPEIHHLSLEILKKKKNIRILISGKFKKNNEKIDFKKITNGLLVQENDDNTIEIEKFNFVTKRLPNDQEFKDAIFCWKIVKYVKSNAILYGLNRTTISIGAGQTSRVDATQLANFKAKDRGFDIQGATMASDAFFPFKDGIEKAASIGISCIIQPGGSIRDQEVIECANQYNIAMIFTYKRHFKH; this is encoded by the coding sequence ATGTCATCAAATACTATATTAAAAAATGCCCTTATTAGCGTGTCTGATAAAAAACATTTATTAGAAATGTCTCAAATTTTATTAGAAAAAAAAATTAACTTACTTTCCACAGGAGGAACAGCAAAATATTTAATAAATCATAACATACCTGTAACTGAAATTTCAAAATATACAAATTTTCCAGAAATAATGGATGGTCGTGTAAAAACTATGCACCCTAAAATAATAGGAGGTATTTTAGGAAGAAGAAAAAAAGATAAAAACACAATGAAATTATATAATATACTACCAATTGATATAGTGATTGTGAATTTTTATCCATTTCATAAAATTAATATTCAAAATCAATCTACAACAGAAGAAATAATTGAAAATATTGATATAGGAGGGCCAACACTAGTTAGATCTGCCGCTAAAAATTATAAAGATGTTATAATCATAGTAAATTTTTCTGATTTTAAGCTTATTTTTAATTCTATAGAAAATAATCATATTAGTATAGAAACAAGATTATATTTAGCAAGCCAAGCATTTTCATATACATCAAAATACGAAAAAAATATTAAAAAATATTTCATAAATAAAACACAATCTAACATTTCTCAGAAAAATAACTTATTTCCGGATAAAATAAAATTAAAATTTATCAAAAAACAAAATTTAAGATATGGAGAAAATCAACATCAAAAATCAGCTTTATATATAAAAGAAAACTTTTCAGAACCTGGTACAATTAGCGGGTCGTATCAAATTCATGGAAAACAATTGTCCTATAATAATATATCTGATGCAGATATAGCTTTAGAATGTGTTAAACAATTTTCTACACCAGCTTGCGTTATTGTTAAGCATGGAAATCCTTGTGGAGCTTCTGAAAATATATCTTTATTAAAAGCGTATATATCTGCTTATAAAGCAGATCCGATTTCTGCGTTTGGAGGAATTATTGCGTTTAATGTAATAATAGATGTACAAACAGCTCAAGAAATTATCTTAAGACAATTTGTTGAAGTAATTATTGCTCCTGAAATACATCATTTATCTTTAGAAATATTAAAAAAGAAAAAAAATATAAGAATATTAATCAGTGGAAAATTTAAAAAAAACAATGAAAAAATAGATTTTAAAAAAATAACAAACGGATTGCTTGTACAAGAAAATGATGATAATACTATAGAAATAGAAAAGTTTAATTTTGTTACAAAAAGATTACCTAATGACCAGGAATTTAAAGATGCTATATTTTGTTGGAAAATAGTGAAATATGTCAAATCAAATGCAATTCTGTATGGTCTGAATAGAACAACTATAAGTATAGGAGCTGGACAAACAAGTAGAGTAGATGCAACTCAACTAGCAAATTTTAAAGCAAAAGATCGTGGATTTGATATTCAAGGAGCTACCATGGCATCTGATGCATTTTTTCCTTTTAAAGATGGAATAGAAAAAGCTGCTTCTATTGGTATCAGTTGTATTATTCAACCAGGAGGATCTATTCGAGATCAAGAAGTTATTGAGTGTGCAAATCAATATAATATCGCTATGATTTTTACTTATAAACGTCATTTTAAGCACTAA